In Zingiber officinale cultivar Zhangliang chromosome 1A, Zo_v1.1, whole genome shotgun sequence, the DNA window ATGCCGATAGCACCTGGAAAAGTAGGGTTGTCTGCTATCTCTTCCAAGCCCACACTTCTCATTGATAAAGCAACGGTTCGTGTTATTCTAGCAAAATCAgaactattttattttttgatgatTATCGAAGTTGCTAACAGCACCAAAGAAGCTTTGCATCCCCTTGTCCATAAGCTCTTAGAGGAGTTTAATGATGTCTTTCCAGAAGAAATGCCCAGAGGACTATCGCCCTTGCGAGACGTACAACATCAAATTGACCTTATACCCGGAGCATCCTTGCCGAACAAACCAGCTTATAGGTGCGACCCAAAGTAGGCTAAGGAACTTCAACAACAAGTGGATGACTTAATAGAAAAGGGATATGTTCGAGAAAGTCTGAGCCCTTGTTCGGTTTCGGCTATACTCGTGCCAAAAAAAGATGGTTCGTTGCGGATGTGCGTGGACATCCATGCTATTAATAAAATTACGGTGACATATCATTTTCTGATTCCTcgtcttgatgatatgcttgaTGAACTATATGGAGCTAAAGTATTTTCCAAGGTTGATCTTCGCAGCAGTTATCACCAAATACGCATGAAAGAAGGGGACGAGTGGAAGACCGCTTTTAAAACTATCGGCGGGTTGTATGAGTGGCttgttatgcccttcggattgACTAATGCCCCAAGCACCTTCATGCGTCTTATGAATCAGATTTTGAGGTCTTTTCTCGGCAAATTTATTGTCGTATACTTCAATGATATTcttatttacaacaagaatgaagGAGAGCATATTCAACACCTTGGAGAATTATTTACAACATTATGGAAAGAGAaactttttgaaaagttgaagAAGTACAGATTTTTATCACCACAGGTTGTCTTCCTTGTCTATGTTGTTTCTATGTATCCGTGTTGATGAGAGTAAGGTCGAGGCAATTCGATCATGGCCTTCTCCTTGTTCAACCCATGACGTACGGAGTTTCCATGGTCTTGCGTCGTTCTATCGGCGATTTATTCGTAATTTTAGTTCTCTGGCAGCCCCTCTAATAGAGACCTTGAAGGGAGATCAATTCATTTGGACAGACGCCGCACAACGTAGTTTTGAGACCCTCATAGAAAGGCTCGGTGAAGCTCCCGTATTAGGACTTCCTGATTTTGAGAAAGTCTTTGAAGTGGAATGTGATGCTTCTGGGACAGGGATTGGCGGAGTCTTACAACAAGAAGGTCGCCCCATTGCGTTTTTTAGTGAGAAACTAAATAATTCAAGGGTGAAATATTCTATGTATGATAAGGAGTTTTATGCGGTCATCCGAATACTGGAGCATTGGAGTCATTACTCCTTCTGAAAGAATATATCCTTCATACTGATCATGAGTCACTTAAATTCATTAATGGACAGCACAACGTGAGTCGCCGACACGCAAAATGGGTAGAATTCCTTCAATCATATTCCTTTGTTCTCATGCACAAGTCAGGAAAAGCGAACATTGTTGCGGACGCACTTTCTAGAAGACATGCGTTATTATCTACGCTCAATATTAAAATTATGGGATTCGAGTTTCTTAAAGAACTCTATTCTAGTGACAATGAATTTTCTACAGCATATGGAGAATGCTCTCGAGGTGCTTTTGGTAAATATTTAATCCATGATGGTtttctatttaaaaataataagctTTGCATTCCTAGATGTTCTCTTCGAGAGCTTTTAATTCGGGAAGTACACGGAGGAGGTGTGGCTGGACATTTTGGCACAGAGAAGACTTCTTCCATGCTCCAAGAATATTTTTATTGGCTGAACATGATCAAGGATGTCAAAGTTATTGTCAGCCGATGTAATACTTGTCATCAAGCCAAGAGTAGATCGCAGCCTCAAGGACCATATATGCCTTTGCCCATGGCCAAGCGTCCTTGGGAGTTTGTGAGCATGGATTTCATTCTTGATCTTTCGAGAACTCAACGCTGTCGAGATGTAATTATGGTTGTCATTGATCGGTTCTCAAAAATGgcgcatttcattccatgtcaaAAGACAAACGATCCACTGCAGTCGTAGATCTTTATTTCCGAGAGATTGTGCGACTACATGGTGTGCCACGAACCATCGTATCCGATCGAGACTCTAAATTTctaagttatttttggaagacGCTATGGAATAAATTGGGTACTAAACTACTATTTAGTACGACATGTCATCCACAAACCGATGGTCAAACCGAGGTGGTGAACCGAACGATGACTACTATCCTAAGAACTCTAGTATCGAAGAATCTTCGCGATTGGGATTTGAAGCTCGCGCATGCTGAGTTCGCTTATAATCGTCCTCCCAGCACTACTATAAAGAAGTCTCCATTCGAAGTAGTCTATGGAGTAAATCCATTAACACCTGTTGATTTAACTCCATTTCCGACAAAAGAAGTCATTGATGCAGCTATGGAAGAACGTGCCAAATTTATAAAGAGCCTCCATGAGAAGATCAAAGCACAAATTGAATGTCAAAATGGGCAAAATTAGGCACGTGCCAATCAACGAACAAACCTTATCATATTCAAACCCGAGATTTGGTTTGGATACATTTATGGAAGGAGCATTTCCTAGCTAAACGCAAATCAAAGTTAATGTCGCGAGCTGAAGGGCCTTTCAAAATCTTGAAAAAAATCAACGATAATGCTTATCGTGTGGAGCTTCCTGAAGACTATAATGTTTTAGCTACATTCAATGTTCAGGACTTATCTCTGTACGACGATGACATTGGACTCGAAGATTTGAGGGCAAATCCTTCTCAACAAAGGGAGGATGATATGagttgtgttggagcaatctaggtgccctaggttttgatgtttgggtaaaagtttaagttaggtttattattgtatttgatatgcattgcaagtgtgcaagatacaggaacaataaggaaagtccaagtgtaatcttggcagaggagaaaagtccaaggatgagtcttggcggtgtaagtccaagtatgtagtattggcaacgtaagtccaagtgtgacttggcaatggatgaagtccccgaggtgaggagcctcttggcaaaggaagacccgacaataaggacaaggctaaaggaagctccagaaggcaagacatgaaggatggggagacattcgagggatgcgaggctgatagaggaggctagaagtctaggtctaggttggtcgggcgaggacgagtgctgagtgattgtactcggggtGAAATCCTATggttttagggtttactgtagcgacACTGCAGCAGCAATGTTGTGATACTGTAgcaacactgtagcagtcgaatggttactgtagcagtcgactggtacacttaaaggaccagtcgactggtgcatacaccagtcgactggtaccgggaaaacagcttagtgttttcctctcgagctctatttaatagagctcggggtgcttgggcatggttgacgaaatagacttggttaaagcctattagaatCTCCCAAGCCTTtgtgtgatcggtgtgcttgtattcaactgtttgtggcgaggtttctccaccgacaaggagcttgagctagtcggaggttttccggggagtcatccaccgacggatcgggatcgtccaccttacggacagccgtggagtaggagctttatctccgaaccacgttaaatcaacgtgttaggtttgctttctcttgttagtatttgtttttgtattttcgctgtgaactaacattataggaagcgatcaatttgggtgagacgctattcccccccccccccccctctagcggccgTCAAGGTCTCAACAAGTTGTGCAAGACAAGATCCTATGGAAGATATTTCATTGATTGAAAGCTAACAATTCGTAACACTACTTAACTGGAAGGAAGACCATGGAGTCTTGCAATGAATTCAAGACCAAGAAAGGAGAATGACTCTTTGCCACTCCTAGTCAAAATAAAATGCAACCTTTTATTCATTTCCCTAGTTGCATGTATTTGTTTAATGACACTTAAATGCATACTTGTTTAATTGAACTTTGCTATTAGCAAAGTTGATGTATTTAAGGAGATATAATGAGTGAAGAGAGACATTCGAAGAATATGTTCTATTTTCTCTTCCTAAAAGCTAAGAGATCTTTTATTGGAGAAATTCTAGAATTCGGTGGTGCTTGTGTTGTATCTGATTATCTGATCATTAGTTTTTTTCGCCATCAATCAAGAATAGGTGGTGTCGCTATATCCTATTCGAGGTTGGTGCTCGCGATTTGACATCAAGGAATGTTGCTTCATACACACTGTCTGATCAACAAATTCTTCAAGTGCAATAGAtgatttaattcttcatttagaaTGACTATTAAAATGAACTGCTCCAAATCCTAACGAAGAGGGGTTCCTCATTCCTAAGAACAatattgatgcggtgataaggagggtCTCATCCTATGAGGGATATTTGCCATgagggaggtcaaagtcaagatggtcaatgcTCAGATATCATCGGCCGGTCGAGTGATTATGCTCTCGATCAAAAAGAGGGCAGCCAAACAGCCGACGCTCAATGAATGTTGGATGCCAAGACACGGTATGCTAGCCTAgcagctatcccgctcggcctagtaacGAGACTCGGCAAGTACAGTTGAGTTTGGTCCGAGCGGACGCGGTGCAGGCACAACGAAGCTCCGGCCGAGCGGACGGGACACAGTGGCAGCAAAATACCGGCCGAGCGGctaacccgctcggcctagcaacgGACCCATGGTATTATCTCTCGACATCTTTTTGAGAGTTAGTGTCATTGACACCCGGCATGGtcaaccagaagatcgtacgatggaagcttccactgtcacatcagagatatgctcgacttgttaaggtactatgtcaggggcactttactgacaagtcttttcatggAAAATTTTGGAGAGTGTGCTCACCTGGGGAAGCAGGGGCGTAGCTActgtaggggggggggggggggggggggggggcgatcGCACCCCCTcatatttagagaaaaaaaattaatatgattaaaaataaaataataatataaattaaatttagaaatgaggcggggatggggaatccccgaacccgtgggtttgggttcggggaatccccgaatccgaaaaaatgagaacggggcggggatgggaatggcaaacccgcccccgccccgccccgttgCCATCCCTACTTGCATCGTGTTTTAATTGCTCTCTCTTGTCCAAAAAAGTTATCTCttgtttctcttgatttttctCTCTGCCGTCGAAGCTTTTATTTTTCGCTTTTCACTATTTTTTTCCCTATCGGCGAAGCTTCTTCCCACACaacattattttttttcctcttccattttcttcttcctccactaTTACCCTTTCCTTTTTCCTCTATCCcatgttcttcttcctcccctaatTCTCATCTTATTTTTCCCTAATCTTAATTTTGCCCTCAAAATCCTCCGTCGCACATTGTCGTTGCCATCCACGTCATTGTCGGCCTGTCATCGCACGCCGCTGCCAACGTCGTTATCGTTTGCTGCCAACGCTGCCATCATTGCTTCGCTGCTATCGCTACTATCGTTTGCAGACAACGCTACCGACGCTccataataaatgtcttttgatTGAGGTAAAATTTTCTTACTTGATTTCTTTCGATTACGAATTTaagtattgaaaaaaaatatgtaGTGTTAATTTTGCATATATTCATATTTTTGTTTGTTATTAAGTATGTTAAATGTTTACACATATTGAGGTGATAAGTACATTTGATGTTTGATTTGTTATATGAATGTGAGGAATGTCATTAATGATCATTcaaaaatttgatcaattgaatcaTATCATTTATTCCATGAATAGACTTATCATATAATTTACACCAATATTTTATAATAACAATATGCATATAAAATGAATCATCTTTATGAtaagaattaaaattagatagccatataattagaaaaatatgtttttataatgtaaacatttgactttATATCTCTACCAATATGTGTGAAAAATAAGGGATCATTAACTCTCTATCAATTtcgtttattatttgtttttgaatataaattgttgaaAACAAATAGTCATTaattagatgattatgtttctgAAATATTATGTTGATGATAAATTAGGTGAAATAACAATGTTGAGGTATTTTAAGAAAATACGATATGAACCTACTTCAAACAAGTCATCTCCCcctccaccacctcctcctccaccagCTCCTCTTGATGCTGACTCAAATGAGTATCCTAGTAATCCTGGGCTAAGAAAGCACATTCTTGAGTATAATGTTAATGAAAGGGAGATTGTTCGACGTTACTATTTACAAAAAGGTCCTTTTCAACCTAAAAATCATGAATTTCCTTAGCGTTCTTGTCCCAAAGAGAAACGAAGATTTCGAGCTATAAGGTTTAATCTTCATCCTAATTGGCTAGAATACAGCATTGCAAAAGATGCGGCTTTTTgtctttattgctatttattcaAACCGGATCATGGTGGTCAAAGTGGTGGTGATTCTTTTGTTGCTGAGGGATTTAAAAattggagaaagaaagaaaattttaatgaacATGTTGGAAATCAGAGCAACATTCACAACAGGTGCATGATGGCGGCTTATGATTTAATGAATCAAAAACAACATATTGAAACTTGTTTGGTCAATCAGTCTAGTCAAGTAGCTATCGATTATCGTGTTCGTTTGACAGCATCAATTGATTGCATAAGATTTCTTGTGCGTCAAGGATTAGCATTTCGTGGTCATGATGAATCAACAAACTCACTCAATCATGGTAATTTTCTTGAATTGTTAAGATTTCTTGCTGACCATAATGAGGATATCAATAGAGTTGCACTAGACAATGCTCCCTCAAATCTCAAATTGACATCGCCTGATATTCAGAAAGATATTATCAGATCCATTGCTTATTTAACCACTAATTCTATTCTTGGAGATCTCGGTGATGAATTATTTACTATATTGGTTGATGAGGCTCGTGATATATCTGTTAAAGAACAAATGGCAGTTGCTTTACGGTTTGTAAATGAAAGGGGAAATATTGTTGAGCGCTTTCTAGGCCTTGTACATGTAAGCGACACTACTGCCTTATCACTTAAAACTGCTATTGATTCTTTGTTGTGCCAACATGGATTATCTATATCTAATTTGCGGGGGCAAGGATACGATGGAGCTAGCAATATGAGAGGAGAATTCAATGGCTTAAAAAGCTTAATTATGATGGAGAACCCTTCTGCTTattatgttcattgttttgctcatcaactGCAGCTTACACTTGTAGCTGTTGTTGAAAATCATATAAGAATTTCTACTTTTTTTGATGTGGTTGCACAATTGAACAATATTGTTGGAGCGTCATGCAAGCGAAGAGATATACTTCGTGAGAAACAATTTGAAAAAGTTATTAAAGGAATTTGCAATGGTGATATCTTCACTGGACAAGGTATGAATTAAGAGATGACATTAAAAAGAGCTGGGAGCACACGTTGGGATTCACATTATAATACATTGTTAAGTTTGATACATTTGTATCCTTCAATTATTGATGTTCTTTTATTTGTTGAAGAGGAGGGAAAAGATCACAAGCAAAGGGCACAAGCAAATAATCTGTTGGAATTGATTGGaatatgaatttatatttcaGATGCACTTAATGAAGAATATCTTGGGAGTCACGAATGATTTGTCGCAAGCTTTACAAAGAAAAGATCAAGACGTTGTAAATGCCATGATTCTTGTAAGATCAAGCAAACATCAACTGCAAACTATGAGAGATGATGGTTGAGATTTGTTATTGAATGAAGTTTCGTTATTTTGTGTTAAGTATGAGGTAGTCACCCCGCACATGGAAGACTTGTTCGTCTTTCATGGGAGATCACAACGAAATATTGAAGGGAGGACAAATCTTCACTATTATCATGTTGAAATGTTTTATGAAGTGATAGATTTGCAACTTCAGGAGTTGAACAGTCGCTTTAACCAGGTGAACACGGAGTTGTTGTTGTGTATGAGTTGTCTTGATCCATCAAATTCATTCTCTGCTTATGATAAGAGAAAATTACTTCAGTTTGCTCAGTTTTATCCATCCAATTTTTCCCCAATGGAGTTAATGCATCTTGAGCCCCAActtgataactttatttttgatatGCGGAGTAGCAATCAATTCTCTGAGGTTGTGGGGATTAGCCAGCTTGCTAAAAGGATGGTTCAATTGAAAAAACATCGTCTGTATCCTTTGGTATATTTACTTTTGAAGTTAGCATTGCTATTACCTGTTGCAACTGCAACTGCAACGGTAGAGAGAGTGTTTTCAGCAATGAAAATAATCAAAACCTCACTTCGAAATCGGTTGGGAGATGATATAGTAAATGATTGTTTGATACCATATATTGAGCGAGATGTGTTTGATACCATTGATAATGAAACTATTATTCAGTATTTTCAAAATATGAAATCTCGAAGAGTGATATTGTAAAAAACATATGAAGTTCATATATAACTTTTTTTATACATTTTCtgtgttgtattattttttttaatttgttgaattccccccccccccccccctaattgAAAATCCTAACTACGCCACTGTGGGGAAGCATGCACGTGCgttacaggagctctatataaagggagtcCAAGCATCAATGGAGGTACACGAGACACACTATTGGCTCTACAGTGCTCATTCTTGTTGCTCCGTCTTCTACATCAtcttcggtgactgacttgagcgtcggaggaccaacgtcgaagaccccttccctggctcggcactgacgtcatCTGTTTTGTAGGACGGAACGAAGTCCACAGGCAGTCAGCCGAAGCGTCACATCTCCATCTTTTCTTCTCGTcgactttcggacatgatcaaatatCATGCAAGCTTAGTTCCGACAAGTTTGCACTGGTGCCTAGTTCTGTTACGTCAAGGTGATTTGGCTAGATCCTAGATGGGTTAATTAGGTTGGTTGGACTGAATGGACTTAGTGGGGTTAATCAGATTGGCTGAACCGTATGGACCTGGACAATGGACTGAATGAGTTGATTTCGTCAAATAAGTCATACAATTAGGATAGATAATTTAATGAAGATATTAGATGATCATTGAGGAATTTGGACGACAAGTTAAAATGACAAGTTTGGCAGCTTTGAGTTTCATCATAGTTGTAGCACCAAATAATTCAAAGACGAAGAGTTTTGCGCATGGTTTTGGAGGTGGATTCGGACAGAAAGGGCATTTTAAGTTAttatacttttttaaaaatacaCCCCTTGGTAAATATTAAATTGCGGTGCATCTTTTACTTAATTTTATGTTCACATTTTCATAAATTGCCGAAATGTAAATATAGACCagttaaattttgttttttttttctctaaatctGTACATATAGTATTGGTTTCGATGTACGATTTGAAATTGATAATTTAATCCTGAAAAGTAGAAACAGGTAGGCGTCAACTATATGTATTGGGTTGCCTCACGTCAGTCCAAACAGTGATGATGTAATGATAACGACTTGatgatgaaatttttttaaaaaataatacttttttatttttatttttatttttattattattattattattattatatcgcTCTTCTCAAATATCTAGTATTATCAGCCCCACCACAAGATACAAATAAGTAAGGTCAAGCAACTAACAAATAAGTAAGGTCTAGtgtgttgggagattgttggtgcaatattccccaggtcaaggttgacctagtttgactgagcttgatttgggtcaagctcgagtcttaatgtttatgttttgatggtttgacaatacatgttgacaatacatgtttgacaatacatgtagacaatacatgaagattgcaggtgcaattgttcatgtgtgaaggagagtcaagtaggtcaaggttgaccggatacttgactggaaaatcctagtgagtgaagccaggtgaaagtcctagtgagtgaagctaggcagaaggaaatcctggtgagtgaagccaggtgaaagacctggtgagtgaagccaggcagaaggaaagtcctagtaagtgaagctaggcagaaggaaatcctggtgagtgaagccaggtgaaagacctgctgagtgaagccaggcagaagagaagtcctagtgagtgaagttaggcagaaaaaaagtcttggtgagtgaagtcaggcagaagaaaatcctggtgagtgaagccaggtgaaaatcctagtgagtgaagctaggtgaaagtcctagtgagtgaagctatgcagaaggaaagtcctggtgagtgaagctatgcagaaggaaagtcctggtgagtgaagctatgcagaaggaaattcctggtgagtgaagtcaggtgaaaatcctagtgagtgaagctaggtgaaagtcctagtgagtgaagctaggcagaaggaaagacctggtgagtgaagccaggcagaagagaagaactagtcagtgaagctaggcagaagggaagtcctggtgagtgaagccaggcacggggaaatccagatgggtcaagtctgaccagacatctggtgaaagtccaagtaggtcaaaggattgactggatacttcgcacgaggaaatccagatgggtcaaggttgaccagacatctggtgaaagtcaaaataggtcaagggagtgaccggatacttggcatgatgaagaaaagtccaagtgggtcaaagagattgaccggacacttagtgagggagtcctagcaggtcaagggtgaccggatgctaggcactatgtaccaataggtcatggttgaccggatgttgatttagggggtttgagacttggttttgggcaaaaaccaaagtctggatcgatcagccgatcgattggctgatgcctaattgatcggccgatcgattgagaaggtctccgcgacaagcctcgagtgggcaagtcgcagagcgcacagaacgcctctggatcgatcagttgatcgatccaaaggtcccaatcgatcagtggatcgattgggaagctgtgttttgtcgcgataagccctggatcgatcgaccgatcgatccaggcaaattcccatagcatagaggcgctctggatcgatcagtcgatcgatccaaagcctcccggattcgaccgttggcgcagataaaggtcgttggTGTGCGTCTTCTTCGGTAGAACTCTCGGCTTTCATCTCAGATCATCCCAGGcgactccacagcttctccacagagctctccatgccagatcttgaagattcttggaagttttatccaagtcaagaggcgaagaagagaagttagggttagggcttttactgcacttcttgtaagcttttgcttgttctttatagtccttttctttcttcttgtattgagagtcttgtagggcttctccgccttcggtagttatcgaaaaggagtgtttattagtggaggtgtgtgtgtgtgtgcatggatccttggactagtcacctcttgtgaggtggataccgagtaaaatccatttgttagcgttgtatgcatttgtttctttgtatttccgctgcatatctttgaaaaaacaagcaacgaagcacacgagcacgcgacgagctattcaccccctccgcCCCCCTCTAGCTTCAATTCGGTCCCAACACAGTGCTCCGAGAATCGAGTCGTCGAGTGCTACGTGCCGAGTCGTCGAGTACTCTATCGAGAGTCGATGAGGAGCCAAGGGGCTTCTCGGACCTGAATGGAAGTAAAGTCGGTGTTGCGACACTTCCAAGTAGCCAACTGGATGCCAAGAGCTGCAACACAAATACTGAGTGGATGTTGAGTCCAACAGAGCATTGTCTTCTTAAAACATATTTGTCTCTGATGGGATTCAATTAAAGTTCACATTGGTAAGATttggaaagatcatgagtttcaAAGGATGTAAgttatctccattgacatgaggccttttggggagagcccaagagaaaagtcATCAGGGTCTAAGCTCAAAGtaaataatatcataccattgtagagatatatAAACATTCTTTTGCACAATAAATGATATCAGAGCCATGGTACAGACCAGATGTAATGTGGGGTagccttgaatgaagttgagggtgggcccgGGGTAGGTCAGGTTGatcggatgctcgcggggagggcTAAAATAGGTCAGGGTGATTGGATACTCGCGGTGAGGCTCGGaacaggtcaggatgaccggatactcgcAATGAGGCTCGGAGAAGGTCAGGGTGATCGGGTGCTTGCGAGGAGGTCCGGAGcatgtcagggtgaccggatgctcgcggtaaggcccgaagtaggtcagggtga includes these proteins:
- the LOC122039084 gene encoding zinc finger MYM-type protein 1-like, translating into MAAYDLMNQKQHIETCLVNQSSQVAIDYRVRLTASIDCIRFLVRQGLAFRGHDESTNSLNHGNFLELLRFLADHNEDINRVALDNAPSNLKLTSPDIQKDIIRSIAYLTTNSILGDLGDELFTILVDEARDISVKEQMAVALRFVNERGNIVERFLGLVHVSDTTALSLKTAIDSLLCQHGLSISNLRGQGYDGASNMRGEFNGLKSLIMMENPSAYYVHCFAHQLQLTLVAVVENHIRISTFFDVVAQLNNIVGASCKRRDILREKQFEKVIKGICNGDIFTGQEEGKDHKQRAQANNLLELIGI